The genomic window AGCACGGCGCTGGCGATCCTGCGGTGCCCGGATGACCTTAATGCCCAGGACGGCAAGGGCAACCTGAGCTACGTGGTCAACGGTGGCTTCTCCCGCTTCCCGACCGTTCCGATCGCCTGGCAGGGCACCGTGGCCAACGGGCAGAATGCCGGGTTCACCCTCCAGTGGCTGACCTCCGCCGACGGGCCGGCCACCGCGCAGAGCATCGGCGTGAGGCTCGGCGTCATGTTCCCGGGTGCTGTCGTTCACAGCGGGCAGACGGCCGGCACGGGCCTCGGGACCACCAAGTTCTCCTGGAATACCAACACGACCCTCAGCAGCATCCAGGACGGGCTGAGCAACACGATCCTCGTCAGCGAGAGCACCACCGCGGGCTACGCGGCCCAGGGCCAGGGTATCTTCTCGGACGTCGAGACGAACTGGGCCTGCCCGCACCCGAACTTCACCTCGTTCATGGCGTCGGACAACGTCTGCGGCGGGGCTGACGGTCAGGGCACGACCGGAGCTTGCTACAACGCGGGGCTCGGCCCCAAGAATGCTACGGGCGGGCAGGTTGATGGCGGCAACTGGGATTTCGCCAACAAGCTGGGCACGTTCGAGAATATCGGCTACGGCTTGAGCGGCGCCCTCAAAGGCGGCTTCCCCTACATCAACAGCGGCCATCCGGGTGGATTCAACGTCACGATGTGCGACGGGTCGGTCCACTACGTGAAGAACCAGATCAGCGGCACGGTCTTCTCCAAGATCGTGACCTCCGCCGGCAGCAAACTGCCCCCGGCCGCCGCGGGCTTTGGCGGCCTGCTGCAGCTCCCCGTGAATCAGGACGAGTATGCCCAGTAAACTGCCCTAGCTTCGGCCGTATCTCTCGGGATCGCATCATTGACTGGGTTTGACGAAGCCCGCTCATCTTGGCCTCGACGGCCAGATGAGCGGGCTTTTGCTTTTCCAGCCGCCGTTCCGACTTCTTGCTCATCGAAAGACGGCCAGGCATGGCACCGGGGTTTCGACGCAATTCCAGGGGCATCGCACGCGATGATGGTGATCGCCCCGCTCGGATCGAATTGCAGAACGGCGATGGTGCCGGGTTGGTTTCTTCGTTCTCGGTCGTCGTCGTCGTGTTGTAGCTTTCTCCCAGGAAGATGGCCCTGGGAAGCGCCGGTCCGCTGATGCGCCGGCTTAGGAGAGAGCCTCATCATGCGCATCCGCCGTCGCGTGCGCCCCGGCCGGGGTGCGGGAGCATTCACCCTCGTCGAGCTGCTGGTCGTGATCGCGATCGTCGGCCTGGTCTCGGTCGCGGCGTTCGCCGTGTTATCGCACGCCTCGGTGGCGGCGTCCGGGGCGGCGCGGGAGCTCCAGGCGGCGCTCGTGGCGGCGAGGGACGCCGCGATGGCGACGGGGCGGCCGCACGGCATCCGCCTGCTCCCGGACCCGGCGTTCCCCGTCTCGAGGCTGGCCGACGGCTCCATCGACCCGTCGAAGCCGCTCTGCGCCAGCCGATTCATCCCCATCGAGACGGCGCCCGACTATGCCGAGGGGTTCGTCGTCCTCAACATCGACCCGGGGCCGGGGCTGCAGGGGTTCCCGGGGAAGTATCCCCGGTCGTCGACCGAATCCTATCCGTACCCGGGCAAGGTCCTGATGATCGAGGAGAGCCCGGTGGACATCTTCACGAATCTGGTCCACCCCCCGACGAGCTGGTTCTGGAACGTCCGGATCGGCGACCGGATCCGGATCGACGGGTCGGGGACGTGGTATACGGTCGTCGGCCCGATGACCACGCCGAACCCCGAGATGTTCGTGAACTGCGGCACGCCCGGCGTGGACTTCCAGGGGACGAAGAGCCCGCTCATCCGCTACTTCGACTCCTGGGTGGAGGCCGAGTACCTCTTCCTCGTCGACGGCCGCGACGACAACGGCGACGGGTTCGTGGACGAGGGGTTCGACGGCATCGACAACAACGCCAACGGCCTCGTGGACGAGATCGGCGAGTGGGAGCAGGAGGCCTGGAGCGACGCCCAGGCCCAGGCCTTCTTCCAGAGCCGCCGCTACGTGATCTCCCGGCGCCCGGTGCCCTCGCCCGGCGGCGTGCCGGTGACGCTGCCCTCGAGCACGGTGATCGACCTCTCGACCTGGAGCACGACCCGCGAGCGCTCGAGGCTGCCGGTCAACGCCTACTCGGGCGAGGCGGACATCCTGATCGGCCCACGCGGCGACGTCATGCCGACCACCGTCTACTCGACCCCGGCGAGCACGCCCTTCGGCGCCCCGTTCCTCCACTTCTGGATCGCCGACCGCTCCGACGTCTTCGACCCGGACCTCTCCGCGACGCCCCGCCTGCCGGTCCTCGGCGACGAAGACCCGGGCAACGGGCGGGCCCTGAGAGGCTCGCCGTTCCTGGTCTCCATGAACGCCCGCTCGGGCCGGATCGAGTCCACCACCCCGACGCCGATCGGCTCCTCGACGGCCGGCGCCGGCCGCGACCCCGGATTCCCCTTCCGGGCCGTCGAGCAGGGCGGCCGCTGAGGGCCGACCCATCGATCCGGCACGGCGCGGCGATGACTCCCCTTCGTCTCGGCCCTGGCCAATCCACCCCCTCTGACTCCTCCTTGGTAAGGGGGAGAACGAGATCGATCTTCCCCCCTTACGAAGGGGGGATGCAGGGGGGTCCTTCGATCGCCCCGGCCCGACTCAAGACACCCCCTCTAACTCCCCCTTCGTAAGGGGGAGAACCGGATCGGCCTCCGATGGTTCGAGGGGGTTCCAGGAGGCTTCCTCGATGGGCAGACTCCGAGCCTCCGCACCCGCGAAGGCTCGACTGCCGGATTCCGTCCTCGGCCCTGAAAGTGGCGTCTCCCTGCCTCGGACCCTGCTTGATGATAGGGGAGATTCCGCGCGTTGGGAAACGAGGAGGGCGAGATGCCCGAAGGACCCCGACCGGCTCTGCTGGAGCCTCGCCCTCACCGGTCCACCACGCCGGCCGTGGGCCTGCCCGGAGGTCACGCCGTGATGACGCCTCGATCCAACCCGATGGCGGCCCGCCGGGCTCGTTCGCCGGGTGGGGAGCGAAGGCGAAAATCGAAAAACACGACCATCAAAGCCAATCTGTAAATCCCGAAAGGACAGGGATTATCGCGGTTTTCGCGGTCCGAGCGGCCGACGATCAGGGCCGATTCGAGGGCCCGGCGCCGGGGGCCGGCCGGGTCACAGGCCGGGCTTGTGGTCCTCGGCGGGGAGGGCCAGGGTCCGGCGGACGAGGGCCGGGAGGTGCTTGACGGGGATGGTCCCGTGGGAGAGGGCCGCCTCGTGGTAGCGGGCCAGGTCGAAGGACTCGCCCTGCTGGGCCTGGATCGCCTGGCGGAGGCGGTAGAAGGCCATCCGGCCGACGAAGTAGGTGGAGAGCTGGCAGGACGACTGCTTGGACCGGATGATCTTGCCGACGGCCTCGCCCTCGGTCTGGTAGGCCCGGTTCATCAGGAGGTCCAGCGCCTGGTCGTCGGTC from Aquisphaera giovannonii includes these protein-coding regions:
- a CDS encoding type II secretion system protein; the protein is MRIRRRVRPGRGAGAFTLVELLVVIAIVGLVSVAAFAVLSHASVAASGAARELQAALVAARDAAMATGRPHGIRLLPDPAFPVSRLADGSIDPSKPLCASRFIPIETAPDYAEGFVVLNIDPGPGLQGFPGKYPRSSTESYPYPGKVLMIEESPVDIFTNLVHPPTSWFWNVRIGDRIRIDGSGTWYTVVGPMTTPNPEMFVNCGTPGVDFQGTKSPLIRYFDSWVEAEYLFLVDGRDDNGDGFVDEGFDGIDNNANGLVDEIGEWEQEAWSDAQAQAFFQSRRYVISRRPVPSPGGVPVTLPSSTVIDLSTWSTTRERSRLPVNAYSGEADILIGPRGDVMPTTVYSTPASTPFGAPFLHFWIADRSDVFDPDLSATPRLPVLGDEDPGNGRALRGSPFLVSMNARSGRIESTTPTPIGSSTAGAGRDPGFPFRAVEQGGR
- a CDS encoding DUF1559 family PulG-like putative transporter; protein product: MNPRRRGFTLIELLVVISIIGVLVGLLLPAINSAREAGRRAQCQNNLKNVGLALTQFSTAKNSFPNSGVFFEDATKVNPQNPTTSSIYLATSLQSAPSGLSASSLVYTWGRSWVVSILPYLDQQDLANAWDNDGNYLETATTGTALQASNYTIGSTALAILRCPDDLNAQDGKGNLSYVVNGGFSRFPTVPIAWQGTVANGQNAGFTLQWLTSADGPATAQSIGVRLGVMFPGAVVHSGQTAGTGLGTTKFSWNTNTTLSSIQDGLSNTILVSESTTAGYAAQGQGIFSDVETNWACPHPNFTSFMASDNVCGGADGQGTTGACYNAGLGPKNATGGQVDGGNWDFANKLGTFENIGYGLSGALKGGFPYINSGHPGGFNVTMCDGSVHYVKNQISGTVFSKIVTSAGSKLPPAAAGFGGLLQLPVNQDEYAQ